The Amyelois transitella isolate CPQ chromosome Z, ilAmyTran1.1, whole genome shotgun sequence genome contains a region encoding:
- the LOC106133841 gene encoding pyruvate dehydrogenase [acetyl-transferring]-phosphatase 1, mitochondrial, producing the protein MNCSNISFILNTCLKLDPGLRQKLLGNWFIDHKSEYRCKYRSSFVNSRLFHSSCLVSQSQKDGITVLPSPQEVTLILRKNEFNKEFTTGSVKSYDSNQLASNTPIEDTRSEAQCKMTPGLLMGVYDGHGGPACAQVISKRLLNYVAAALLPADVLHKYIKEQPRESLLDTFNDRVELIEDLKVVYENSFNKYLLQLSEESNKRDVGASLEQGIMQLDNDLSMEVLEPFLKDGYLNQKTLSVAMSGAVTCVTHIDGPHLHVANVGDCNAVIGTKTEDNEWVAKKITKEHNSENYDEIKRIWNEHPEAERKTVIRRDRLLGELAPLRSMGDFRYKWSKKTLNDVAVPMMGKRAIPANYDTPPYLTAKPDIYYHRLTPKDKFLIIASDGLWDMMTPLQSVKLVGEHMKGKVFFNPLKLPRKNIQLGDINELLIHRKESLKSKPKDRNAATHLIRHAIGGTEYGVDHARLAHLLSLSPDVSRMFRDDMTVTVVYFDSEFLRQCPA; encoded by the exons ATGAATTGTTCAAATATCAGTTTTATACTCAATACTTGTCTAAAATTAGATCCTGGGCTAAGACAAAAATTATTAGGTAACTGGTTTATAGACCATAAATCGGAATACCGATGTAAATACCGATCTTCATTTGTCAACTCTCGGCTTTTTCATTCATCTTGTTTAGTTTCACAGTCACAAAAAGATGGAATCACTGTTCTGCCTTCACCACAAGAA GTCACACTTATTCTTCGCAAAAATGAATTCAATAAAGAATTCACAACAGGTTCTGTCAAATCATATGACTCAAACCAATTGGCTTCTAACACTCCAATTGAAGATACTCGCAGTGAAGCTCAGTGTAAGATGACACCTG GTTTACTGATGGGCGTGTACGACGGCCACGGTGGGCCGGCCTGCGCACAAGTCATATCCAAGAGGCTTCTGAACTATGTTGCTGCAGCGCTTCTGCCGGCAGATGttctacataaatacataaaagaacAACCCAGGGAGAGCCTGTTAGACACTTTCAATGATAGA GTCGAGCTCATAGAAGACTTGAAAGTAGTTTATGagaatagttttaataaatatttattgcaattaTCAGAAGAGTCGAATAAGAGAGATGTTGGTGCTTCTTTAGAACAAGGCATTATGCAGTTGGATAATGATCTGTCTATGGAGGTTTTGGAGCCATTTCTAAAAGATGGGTACCTAAATCAAAAGACTTTGTCGGTAGCTATGTCCGGCGCGGTCACTTGCGTCACACATATAGACGGTCCTCATCTGCACGTGGCTAATGTAGGAGATTGTAATGCTGTTATAGGCACTAAGACGGAAGATAACGAATGGGTCGCCAAGAAAATTACCAAAGAACACAACTCTGAGAATTATGACGAGATCAAGAGAATATGGAATGAACACCCCGAAGCCGAGAGGAAAACTGTGATAAGAAGAGATAGGCTGTTGGGTGAGCTGGCCCCGTTGCGGAGTATGGGAGATTTCCGATATAAGTGGTCCAAAAAGACGCTCAATGATGTGGCGGTCCCCATGATGGGTAAAAGAGCTATCCCGGCCAACTATGACACGCCGCCATATTTGACTGCTAAGCCTGACATCTATTATCACAGGTTGACACCCAAAGATAAGTTCCTAATTATAGCCTCGGACGGCCTGTGGGATATGATGACGCCGTTGCAGTCTGTCAAGTTGGTGGGAGAGCACATGAAAGGAAAAGTGTTCTTCAATCCTCTCAAATTGCCAAGGAAGAACATTCAGTTGGGGGACATTAACGAATTGTTGATTCATAGGAAGGAAAGTTTGAAGAGTAAACCGAAGGACCGTAATGCGGCCACGCATTTGATAAGGCATGCCATAGGAGGGACTGAGTATGGTGTGGACCACGCTCGACTAGCACATCTTCTGAGTCTATCTCCCGACGTATCTCGAATGTTCCGCGATGATATGACGGTCACGGTGGTGTATTTCGATTCTGAGTTCCTTCGACAATGTCCCGCGTAA